One region of Vigna angularis cultivar LongXiaoDou No.4 chromosome 10, ASM1680809v1, whole genome shotgun sequence genomic DNA includes:
- the LOC108320793 gene encoding uncharacterized protein LOC108320793 isoform X2 — protein MPIFHLIYAIWGLLSFACFFMVVICASWCPYQNFQQSNQRFEQKTDKFWVFSEQTERWVEAKLPYDLLSCVDGDCRKVGSILQTEKKTTQEELDLEDKLDEEKTSDENKDSKMESEAVVLPQRKRISLTKISETSVWVTGESGSIYERFWNGMEWVIVSHDLPVSAGSAISVFVINQTILALSEAGKLYQIRGQHGESSEPVWVEFTPTYPEKNLLIKSGVASRDGQRAYFCTKNETLVELAWVEPPRWINHGQPAGANVAAIVDAASTREVVYTISSAGDLYEYDKKSKPSWKRHIWQDKTSQAAPLMPSKGCSLPGSSEDHSESLFLLTKEGSLVERRFHQRKWKWVVHGRPQDQNLTSITPALQDESAETSSTSLFFTTSYGFVFEYRIPKQLEVWKSHQHPLHAKAARGIAGLQLYVGRILFPLDDGRLAELHPLGLGGESSGPSQPQNIRRKSSTKYVWSIVDVPESEGWNAEYCTEERGIRNCLTGIKDESEESVVSSVTGRRKQNQAQNHYLSVSTSGVRLIQSSEEYNHVPDNWISSNFRLRLMDVGKSFFLVTDDGLIFEYICIESAWIWLRHESFTPMKGILSSYNGSLFMVDTHGSLLLRERRGKELTWRNYTALRRGQNIVGGQPWDGLPGQEKKVTNEDTLFFVSKTGRLMKLVVSLKKLKWKDCRNPPDAKVACILDQELFRKNIVFVIGRNGRLYQYNKVTDLWHEHYHSQHLVLSQSPGTIIRSSLKSLSGSLFMVSKEGGLVEYQWSSMYGWNWVEHGIPNRDVTLVGSPGPSFEGNQLFFIGSDGKVYLRYMDKKSWKWKDCGFPHVGNKLIEAHSQGGFQEEKVDCTDKDSASYLKKGQTNFGDLNIRCDSKVASTRPIQFSKGSVIFQLRDGRLAEIQLVEKREWVWSQIIGTPASLCSENYWSTEPYKLS, from the exons ATGCCAATATTCCATTTGATATATGCCATCTGGGGACTTTTGTCTTTCGCCTGCTTCTTTATGGTTGTGATTTGTGCTTCATGGTGCCCATATCAAAATTTCCAACAAAGCAATCAACGATTTGAGCAGAAAACAGATAAGTTTTGGGTGTTCAGTGAGCAAACTGAGAGATGGGTTGAGGCAAAACTTCCCTATGATCTTCTCTCTTGTGTTGACGGTGACTGTAGAAAAGTGGGGTCAATACTTCAGACGGAGAAGAAGACCACACAAGAAGAGCTGGACCTTGAAGACAAACTTGATGAAGAAAAGACAAGTGATGAAAATAAGGATAGTAAAATGGAATCAGAGGCTGTGGTTCTGCCACAGAGGAAGAGAATTTCCTTGACTAAAATATCTGAGACATCTGTGTGGGTCACTGGTGAAAGTGGGTCAATCTATGAGAGGTTTTGGAATGGAATGGAATGGGTGATTGTCTCTCATGATTTGCCTGTATCAGCAGGAAGTGCTATATCAGTTTTTGTCATCAATCAGACGATTCTTGCTCTATCAGAAGCAGGGAAATTATACCAG ATAAGAGGCCAACATGGTGAAAGTTCAGAACCAGTTTGGGTTGAATTCACACCTACTTATCCTGAGAAAAATCTTCTGATAAAGTCTGGAGTTGCTTCGCGTGATGGACA GAGAGCCTATTTCTGTACAAAGAATGAAACACTAGTAGAACTTGCTTGGGTTGAGCCCCCGAG ATGGATAAATCATGGCCAACCAGCTGGAGCAAATGTAGCAGCAATAGTTGATGCTGCTTCAACAAGAGAAGTAGTATATACCATAAG TTCTGCTGGAGATCTTTACGAATATGACAAAAAATCAAAACCATCATGGAAGAGGCACATATGGCAAGATAAAACATCACAAGCTGCTCCTCTGATGCCATCTAAAGGGTGCAGTTTGCCTGGTTCAAGTGAGGATCATTCCGAATCTCTGTTCCTTTTAACAAAG GAAGGCtctttggtagagagaaggttCCATCAAAGGAAGTGGAAATGGGTGGTTCATGGAAGACCCCAAGATCAAAATTTAACATCTATCACACCAGCTCTACAAGATGAATCAGCTGAAACATCCTCCACTTCTTTGTTCTTCACTACATCATATGGATTTGTCTTTGAATATCGAATTCCAAAACAATTAG AAGTATGGAAAAGTCACCAGCATCCTCTCCATGCAAAGGCAGCAAGAGGTATAGCAGGTTTACAATTGTACGTTGGCAGAATACTGTTTCCACTAGATGATGGAAGACTTGCCGAATTACATCCTTTAGGACTAGGTGGTGAAAGTTCAGGACCATCTCAGCCACAAAACATCCGAAGGAAATCATCAACCAAATATGTTTGGTCAATAGTAGATGTGCCAGAGAGTGAGGGATGGAATGCAGAATATTGCACAGAAGAACGTGGCATCAGGAACTGTCTCACTGGCATAAAAGATGAGTCAGAGGAATCAGTAGTAAGTTCAGTAACAGGTAGGAGAAAGCAAAACCAAGCACAGAATCATTATTTATCTGTGAGTACTTCAGGTGTTAGATTGATTCAATCTTCAGAAGAATACAATCATGTGCCAGATAACTGGATTAGTAGTAACTTTCGCTTGAGATTGATGGATGTAGGGAAGTCATTTTTCTTAGTAACAGACGATGGTTTGATTTTTGAATACATTTGCATTGAGAGTGCATGGATATGGCTGAGGCATGAGAGCTTTACACCTATGAAAGGTATATTGAGTAGCTATAATGGAAGCTTATTCATGGTTGATACACATGGGAGTTTGCTCCTTAGAGAAAGGAGAGGCAAGGAGTTAACATGGAGGAATTACACTGCTCTGAGGAGAGGACAAAATATTGTTGGAGGTCAACCATGGGATGGATTACCAGGCCAGGAAAAGAAGGTTACAAATGAAGACACACTCTTCTTTGTGAGCAAAACTGGAAGACTAATGAAGTTAGTG GTTTCTTTGAAGAAGTTGAAATGGAAAGATTGCAGAAACCCTCCAGATGCTAAGGTTGCATGTATACTAGACCAGGAATTGTTCAGAAAAAATATAGTATTTGTCATTGGAAGAAACGGTCGCCTATATCAGTACAACAAGGTGACTGATTTGTGGCATGAGCATTACCATTCTCAGCATCTGGTTCTATCACAGTCTCCTGGAACTATTATAAGATCATCATTAAAATCACTCTCAGGTTCCCTCTTCATGGTTTCAAAAGAAGGTGGCCTTGTTGAGTATCAATGGAGCTCAATGTATGGTTGGAACTGGGTGGAACATGGAATACCCAATAGAGATGTAACACTAGTAGGTTCACCAGGTCCAAGCTTTGAAGGcaatcaattatttttcattggTTCTGATGGAAAAGTATACCTCAGATACATGGACAAAAAGTCATGGAAGTGGAAGGACTGTGGTTTCCCCCATGTAGGAAATAAACTGATTGAAGCACACTCACAAGGAGGATTCCAAGAAGAGAAAGTAGATTGCACTGATAAAGATTCTGCATCATACTTGAAGAAGGGCCAAACAAACTTTGGTGACCTGAACATTAGATGTGACTCAAAG GTGGCATCTACAAGACCAATTCAATTTTCCAAAGGTTCTGTCATATTTCAGCTCAGAGATGGCAGG TTGGCAGAAATTCAATTGGTAGAGAAGAGAGAATGGGTGTGGTCCCAGATCATTGGCACTCCAGCTAGTCTTTGCTCAGAGAATTATTGGAGTACTGAACCGTACAAACTTTCATGA
- the LOC108320793 gene encoding uncharacterized protein LOC108320793 isoform X1 produces the protein MPIFHLIYAIWGLLSFACFFMVVICASWCPYQNFQQSNQRFEQKTDKFWVFSEQTERWVEAKLPYDLLSCVDGDCRKVGSILQTEKKTTQEELDLEDKLDEEKTSDENKDSKMESEAVVLPQRKRISLTKISETSVWVTGESGSIYERFWNGMEWVIVSHDLPVSAGSAISVFVINQTILALSEAGKLYQIRGQHGESSEPVWVEFTPTYPEKNLLIKSGVASRDGHRRAYFCTKNETLVELAWVEPPRWINHGQPAGANVAAIVDAASTREVVYTISSAGDLYEYDKKSKPSWKRHIWQDKTSQAAPLMPSKGCSLPGSSEDHSESLFLLTKEGSLVERRFHQRKWKWVVHGRPQDQNLTSITPALQDESAETSSTSLFFTTSYGFVFEYRIPKQLEVWKSHQHPLHAKAARGIAGLQLYVGRILFPLDDGRLAELHPLGLGGESSGPSQPQNIRRKSSTKYVWSIVDVPESEGWNAEYCTEERGIRNCLTGIKDESEESVVSSVTGRRKQNQAQNHYLSVSTSGVRLIQSSEEYNHVPDNWISSNFRLRLMDVGKSFFLVTDDGLIFEYICIESAWIWLRHESFTPMKGILSSYNGSLFMVDTHGSLLLRERRGKELTWRNYTALRRGQNIVGGQPWDGLPGQEKKVTNEDTLFFVSKTGRLMKLVVSLKKLKWKDCRNPPDAKVACILDQELFRKNIVFVIGRNGRLYQYNKVTDLWHEHYHSQHLVLSQSPGTIIRSSLKSLSGSLFMVSKEGGLVEYQWSSMYGWNWVEHGIPNRDVTLVGSPGPSFEGNQLFFIGSDGKVYLRYMDKKSWKWKDCGFPHVGNKLIEAHSQGGFQEEKVDCTDKDSASYLKKGQTNFGDLNIRCDSKVASTRPIQFSKGSVIFQLRDGRLAEIQLVEKREWVWSQIIGTPASLCSENYWSTEPYKLS, from the exons ATGCCAATATTCCATTTGATATATGCCATCTGGGGACTTTTGTCTTTCGCCTGCTTCTTTATGGTTGTGATTTGTGCTTCATGGTGCCCATATCAAAATTTCCAACAAAGCAATCAACGATTTGAGCAGAAAACAGATAAGTTTTGGGTGTTCAGTGAGCAAACTGAGAGATGGGTTGAGGCAAAACTTCCCTATGATCTTCTCTCTTGTGTTGACGGTGACTGTAGAAAAGTGGGGTCAATACTTCAGACGGAGAAGAAGACCACACAAGAAGAGCTGGACCTTGAAGACAAACTTGATGAAGAAAAGACAAGTGATGAAAATAAGGATAGTAAAATGGAATCAGAGGCTGTGGTTCTGCCACAGAGGAAGAGAATTTCCTTGACTAAAATATCTGAGACATCTGTGTGGGTCACTGGTGAAAGTGGGTCAATCTATGAGAGGTTTTGGAATGGAATGGAATGGGTGATTGTCTCTCATGATTTGCCTGTATCAGCAGGAAGTGCTATATCAGTTTTTGTCATCAATCAGACGATTCTTGCTCTATCAGAAGCAGGGAAATTATACCAG ATAAGAGGCCAACATGGTGAAAGTTCAGAACCAGTTTGGGTTGAATTCACACCTACTTATCCTGAGAAAAATCTTCTGATAAAGTCTGGAGTTGCTTCGCGTGATGGACA CAGGAGAGCCTATTTCTGTACAAAGAATGAAACACTAGTAGAACTTGCTTGGGTTGAGCCCCCGAG ATGGATAAATCATGGCCAACCAGCTGGAGCAAATGTAGCAGCAATAGTTGATGCTGCTTCAACAAGAGAAGTAGTATATACCATAAG TTCTGCTGGAGATCTTTACGAATATGACAAAAAATCAAAACCATCATGGAAGAGGCACATATGGCAAGATAAAACATCACAAGCTGCTCCTCTGATGCCATCTAAAGGGTGCAGTTTGCCTGGTTCAAGTGAGGATCATTCCGAATCTCTGTTCCTTTTAACAAAG GAAGGCtctttggtagagagaaggttCCATCAAAGGAAGTGGAAATGGGTGGTTCATGGAAGACCCCAAGATCAAAATTTAACATCTATCACACCAGCTCTACAAGATGAATCAGCTGAAACATCCTCCACTTCTTTGTTCTTCACTACATCATATGGATTTGTCTTTGAATATCGAATTCCAAAACAATTAG AAGTATGGAAAAGTCACCAGCATCCTCTCCATGCAAAGGCAGCAAGAGGTATAGCAGGTTTACAATTGTACGTTGGCAGAATACTGTTTCCACTAGATGATGGAAGACTTGCCGAATTACATCCTTTAGGACTAGGTGGTGAAAGTTCAGGACCATCTCAGCCACAAAACATCCGAAGGAAATCATCAACCAAATATGTTTGGTCAATAGTAGATGTGCCAGAGAGTGAGGGATGGAATGCAGAATATTGCACAGAAGAACGTGGCATCAGGAACTGTCTCACTGGCATAAAAGATGAGTCAGAGGAATCAGTAGTAAGTTCAGTAACAGGTAGGAGAAAGCAAAACCAAGCACAGAATCATTATTTATCTGTGAGTACTTCAGGTGTTAGATTGATTCAATCTTCAGAAGAATACAATCATGTGCCAGATAACTGGATTAGTAGTAACTTTCGCTTGAGATTGATGGATGTAGGGAAGTCATTTTTCTTAGTAACAGACGATGGTTTGATTTTTGAATACATTTGCATTGAGAGTGCATGGATATGGCTGAGGCATGAGAGCTTTACACCTATGAAAGGTATATTGAGTAGCTATAATGGAAGCTTATTCATGGTTGATACACATGGGAGTTTGCTCCTTAGAGAAAGGAGAGGCAAGGAGTTAACATGGAGGAATTACACTGCTCTGAGGAGAGGACAAAATATTGTTGGAGGTCAACCATGGGATGGATTACCAGGCCAGGAAAAGAAGGTTACAAATGAAGACACACTCTTCTTTGTGAGCAAAACTGGAAGACTAATGAAGTTAGTG GTTTCTTTGAAGAAGTTGAAATGGAAAGATTGCAGAAACCCTCCAGATGCTAAGGTTGCATGTATACTAGACCAGGAATTGTTCAGAAAAAATATAGTATTTGTCATTGGAAGAAACGGTCGCCTATATCAGTACAACAAGGTGACTGATTTGTGGCATGAGCATTACCATTCTCAGCATCTGGTTCTATCACAGTCTCCTGGAACTATTATAAGATCATCATTAAAATCACTCTCAGGTTCCCTCTTCATGGTTTCAAAAGAAGGTGGCCTTGTTGAGTATCAATGGAGCTCAATGTATGGTTGGAACTGGGTGGAACATGGAATACCCAATAGAGATGTAACACTAGTAGGTTCACCAGGTCCAAGCTTTGAAGGcaatcaattatttttcattggTTCTGATGGAAAAGTATACCTCAGATACATGGACAAAAAGTCATGGAAGTGGAAGGACTGTGGTTTCCCCCATGTAGGAAATAAACTGATTGAAGCACACTCACAAGGAGGATTCCAAGAAGAGAAAGTAGATTGCACTGATAAAGATTCTGCATCATACTTGAAGAAGGGCCAAACAAACTTTGGTGACCTGAACATTAGATGTGACTCAAAG GTGGCATCTACAAGACCAATTCAATTTTCCAAAGGTTCTGTCATATTTCAGCTCAGAGATGGCAGG TTGGCAGAAATTCAATTGGTAGAGAAGAGAGAATGGGTGTGGTCCCAGATCATTGGCACTCCAGCTAGTCTTTGCTCAGAGAATTATTGGAGTACTGAACCGTACAAACTTTCATGA
- the LOC108320790 gene encoding porphobilinogen deaminase, chloroplastic isoform X1, whose protein sequence is MNTLSSTLHGACVPLPRAASPPLPSPKCHTRFHRVKASIAVEQQTKVALIRIGTRGSPLALAQAYETRDKLMASHPELAEEGAIQIVIIKTTGDKILSQPLADIGGKGLFTKEIDEALLNSEIDIAVHSMKDVPTYLPDKTILPCNLPREDVRDAFISLSATSLADLPPGSVIGTASLRRKSQILHRYPSLNVQENFRGNVQTRLRKLSDGVVQATLLALAGLKRLSMTENVTSILSIDDMLPAVAQGAIGIACRSDDDKMAEYIASLNHEETRLAVVCERAFLQTLDGSCRTPIAGYASRNEDGNCLFRGLVASPDGTRVLETSRVGPYAVEDMIEMGKDAGKELLSRAGPNFFSS, encoded by the exons ATGAATACTCTTTCATCCACGCTCCATGGCGCGTGCGTTCCCCTTCCGCGAGCAGCGTCGCCGCCGTTGCCATCTCCCAAATGCCACACAAGATTTCATCGCGTCAAGGCTTCCATTGCCGTTGAGCAGCAAACTAAGGTTGCTCTAATCAGAATTGGCACCAGGGGAAG TCCACTAGCTCTAGCACAAGCATATGAGACCAGAGACAAACTAATGGCATCACACCCAGAGTTAGCCGAAGAGGGGGCTATTCAGATTGTGATAATTAAGACAACAGGTGACAAGATCCTCTCGCAACCACTTGCAGACATAGGTGGGAAGGGTTTgtttacaaaagaaatagaCGAGGCACTCTTAAATAGTGAAATCGACATTGCTGTCCATTCAATGAAGGATGTTCCCACTTACTTACCTGATAAAACAATTCTTCCGTGTAACCTCCCGCGAGAGGATGTTAGAGATGCATTTATATCCTTGAGTGCAACTTCGTTAGCTGATCTCCCCCCTGGAAGTGTTATTGGTACTGCTTCCCTACGACGAAAGTCACAGATACTCCACAGATATCCATCCCTTAAT GTGCAGGAAAATTTCCGGGGCAATGTTCAAACAAGGTTAAGAAAACTCAGTGATGGGGTTGTCCAAGCCACACTATTAGCGTTAGCTGGGCTCAAACGCTTAAGCATGACAGAAAATGTAACTTCAATCCTATCAATCGATGATATGCTTCCAGCTGTTGCCCAAGGTGCTATTGGAATAGCCTGTAGGAGTGATGACGATAAAATG GCAGAATACATTGCTTCGCTGAATCACGAAGAAACAAGACTAGCAGTTGTCTGTGAAAGGGCCTTTCTTCAGACATTGGATGGATCTTGCCGAACTCCTATTGCAGGATATGCTAGCAGAAACGAGGATGGCAATTGTTTGTTTAGAGGATTAGTTGCTTCCCCTGATGGAACCCGTG TACTAGAGACGTCCAGGGTTGGTCCATATGCTGTTGAAGATATGATTGAGATGGGTAAGGATGCTGGAAAGGAGCTTCTGTCTCGGGCAGGACCTAACTTCTTCAGTAGTTAA
- the LOC108320789 gene encoding RNA-binding protein Y14: MQGGAADGEALDFEPEDDDLMDEDGAPDADASPPHPKLKSAITAAATSSLTAPKKTKGRGFRQDTDANRNTRLSGSDFDSLTTEGGPGPQRSIEGWIILVTGVHEEAQEDDLQNAFGEYGEIKNLHLNLNRRTGFVKGYALIEYERAEEARNAIENLNGSELLTQSIYVDWAFSSGPINESVRRKNARAPRERRSRSPRRRY, translated from the exons ATGCAAGGTGGCGCAGCCGACGGAGAAGCCTTGGATTTCGAGCCCGAGGACGATGACTTGATGGACGAGGACGGCGCTCCCGACGCCGACGCTTCTCCGCCTCACCCTAAGCTTAAATCAGCCATCACCGCCGCAGCTACTTCCTCTCTCACCGCTCCCAAGAAGACCAAGGGTCGCGGTTTCCGTCAGGACACCGATGCCAACCGCAACACTCGACTCTCCGGCTCCGACTTCGACTCCCTCACCACCGAGGGTGGCCCTGGACCACAGAGAT CCATTGAAGGATGGATCATTCTGGTGACCGGCGTGCACGAGGAAGCGCAAGAGGATGATTTGCAAAACGCCTTTGGTGAATACGGAGAGATTAAGAACCTGCATTTGAATCTCAATCGCCGCACTGGTTTTGTCAAA ggttatGCATTGATTGAATACGAGCGTGCTGAAGAAGCTCGAAATGCAATAGAGAATTTGAATGGATCCGAGCTTCTTACCCAATCCATTTATGTTGACTGGGCCTTCAGCAGTGGACCTATTAATGAGTCAGTCAGAAGAAAGAATGCTAG AGCACCTCGTGAACGGCGCTCCAGGAGCCCCCGGAGGAGATATTGA
- the LOC108320790 gene encoding porphobilinogen deaminase, chloroplastic isoform X2, with product MASHPELAEEGAIQIVIIKTTGDKILSQPLADIGGKGLFTKEIDEALLNSEIDIAVHSMKDVPTYLPDKTILPCNLPREDVRDAFISLSATSLADLPPGSVIGTASLRRKSQILHRYPSLNVQENFRGNVQTRLRKLSDGVVQATLLALAGLKRLSMTENVTSILSIDDMLPAVAQGAIGIACRSDDDKMAEYIASLNHEETRLAVVCERAFLQTLDGSCRTPIAGYASRNEDGNCLFRGLVASPDGTRVLETSRVGPYAVEDMIEMGKDAGKELLSRAGPNFFSS from the exons ATGGCATCACACCCAGAGTTAGCCGAAGAGGGGGCTATTCAGATTGTGATAATTAAGACAACAGGTGACAAGATCCTCTCGCAACCACTTGCAGACATAGGTGGGAAGGGTTTgtttacaaaagaaatagaCGAGGCACTCTTAAATAGTGAAATCGACATTGCTGTCCATTCAATGAAGGATGTTCCCACTTACTTACCTGATAAAACAATTCTTCCGTGTAACCTCCCGCGAGAGGATGTTAGAGATGCATTTATATCCTTGAGTGCAACTTCGTTAGCTGATCTCCCCCCTGGAAGTGTTATTGGTACTGCTTCCCTACGACGAAAGTCACAGATACTCCACAGATATCCATCCCTTAAT GTGCAGGAAAATTTCCGGGGCAATGTTCAAACAAGGTTAAGAAAACTCAGTGATGGGGTTGTCCAAGCCACACTATTAGCGTTAGCTGGGCTCAAACGCTTAAGCATGACAGAAAATGTAACTTCAATCCTATCAATCGATGATATGCTTCCAGCTGTTGCCCAAGGTGCTATTGGAATAGCCTGTAGGAGTGATGACGATAAAATG GCAGAATACATTGCTTCGCTGAATCACGAAGAAACAAGACTAGCAGTTGTCTGTGAAAGGGCCTTTCTTCAGACATTGGATGGATCTTGCCGAACTCCTATTGCAGGATATGCTAGCAGAAACGAGGATGGCAATTGTTTGTTTAGAGGATTAGTTGCTTCCCCTGATGGAACCCGTG TACTAGAGACGTCCAGGGTTGGTCCATATGCTGTTGAAGATATGATTGAGATGGGTAAGGATGCTGGAAAGGAGCTTCTGTCTCGGGCAGGACCTAACTTCTTCAGTAGTTAA